Part of the Rothia mucilaginosa genome, TCAATAATGATGAGGCTGTCGGCTACCTGGCGGACCGCCTGGCGCGCCTGGGCGTTGAGGATGAGCTGTTCAAGGCTGGTGCTCGTGCCGGTGACGCCGTGGTGATTGGCGAGAACGACAACTCGGTGATCTTCGATTGGGAGCCGACCATGGTCGGTGGCGCTGAGCTACTGTCCTCCCCGCGCGGTACGGACGCTCGTCTGGAAGAGCTCATTCGCCCGACCCGTGCGCAGAAGCGTGTGGAGTACAAGGAGCGTATGGACGCGAAGGCGGAGGCTCGTGCCGAGCTGGAGTCCGAGCGTGTTGCAGGCGTGTGGACCGAGTCGGTTGAGTACCGCAAGAAGTTGAAGGAAGGCAAGGTCGACGAAAATATCGACATGCCGAACATCGACGACTAGTAGCTGACGCGTTAGCTGTTTCCTAGACAGCTGTTACTTAGACAGTGAATGGTGCCGCGCACCGGGGTTTGGCTCCGGTGCGCGGCGCTTTCTTTTGCGTGCGGTGCTTTCTTGTAGGTTCTGTGGTTGCCCGCTCGCGCCGGATGTGCGTGTCGGAACATGCGGGTGAGCCTGCGGGTGGGCGTGCTGGCTGGGTATTCCACTGGCGGCTTAGCTCACCCCCGTCATTTCGGTGTTTTTGACCGTAAGAAGGTAGCATAGAGGGGAATGTACGCGGGCACCGTTTTCGGTGTTGCGTACCTTCTGTGTACCTGCCCGCATCCGCACCTGTGGTGGCTCTTTAAGTTGCCGTGGTGCGGTCTCTGTCCCAGCAAGGACGGCATTTGTGACTGACCAGCCTGTTCACCTTGATTTTGGTGCCCCGAGCACCGAGTCGATTCCCCCGCGTACCCCCGGTCGGGTGCGTCTGGGCGTGATGGGTGGAACTTTTGACCCGATTCACCACGGACACCTGGTGGCGGCCAGCGAGGTTGCCGCCGTGTTCGACCTGGATGAGGTCGTTTTCGTTCCGACCGGTCAGCCCTGGCAGAAGGTGGGGGAGCGGCACGTGAGTGACGCTGAGCATCGCTACCTGATGACGGTGATTGCGACCGCGTCGAACCCTCGTTTTACGGTGAGCCGTATTGATATTGACCGTGGCGGCGCCACCTACACCTTTGATACGCTTAACGAGCTGCGCGCCCTGCGCCCGGATGCTGACCTGTTCTTCATTACCGGTGCGGACGCGATTAGCCAGATTATGACCTGGCGCAATGCCCATAAGCTGTGGGATTTGGCGACTTTTGTGGGTGTGACCCGCCCCGATCATGAGCTGGATCCGCCGCTGGCTGAGGGTCGTCATATTACGACCCTGAAGATTCCTGCGATGGCGATTTCTTCGACCGATATTCGTCGCCGCGCAGCTGAAGACGCCCCCATCTGGTACCTGGTGCCCGATGGTGTGGTGCAGTACATTGCTAAGTACGGCCTGTACAAGAAGGACGCTTTGACGGCGTACCGTGACGGCTTGCCCCGCGTGAAGGATGAGTCTGGTCAGACACCCCAATCGACGAATAATGAGGGAACACATGAGTGAAGCTACGGGTTCGAAGCCCTATAGCGAGGACGAAGCGTACCTCTACGAGACGTACGTGACCGAGGACGGCATTGAGGTGCCGCCGCCTACTAAGGTGATGGGTCCGCGCCGTCTTGCCCGCTACCGTGAAGAAGTTGCCGAGTACCTGCGTGCAGCCCGCCGCGGTGAGCCCGCGAAGCCTGTTGCGAACATGGGCTCCGTGATTCATGCGGACGCTATTGACCCGCAGGTTCTGGCTGTTCAGCGTCGTTTTGCGGCGCTGGCGGCGCAGGGCAAGATTGACACTGAGGCGAACGATGAGGAGAAGCTGCACGAGCCTGCTCCTCTGACCAGTAGCCTGCGTATTCTGCGTCCCGAAGAGATCGCGCAGAACCGTGTGGATGCGACCAGCCCCTCTGCGGTGGATAACCCGATGACTTCTTCAATCCCTGTCATTGCCGTGGTCAAGGAAGAGAAGCCGGAGCCTGAACTGCACCAGTACCTGGTGCGCGATGAGCCGAAGGTTGAGGAGCTGGACAGCTCCGTCGCTGAGGTTGAGGAGACCGAGGCTGCTTCCGTTGAGGAAGAGACCGTTGAGGTTGCTGAGGTTGAAGAGTCTGCTGACGAGTTGCCCACCCGCGTGAGCGCTGTGAACGCGCAGGGTCTTGACCTGAGCGTGTTGGATAGCGCCTCCGCAGGGGATACCGTGGATTCGGTGGATGGTGACCCGACCGTTGCTCTGAGCCCGGATGAGGTTGAGGAGCTGCTGCAGCGCATGGTGGATCGTCAGGATCCCGAGGAGTCCGCTGCCCTGGTTGAAGAGGTCACCGAGGAAGCTGAGGAGTCTGAGGAAGCCGCGAAGGGTGCAGAGTCCAAGGTTGCTGATTCTAAGGTTGCTGAGTCCAAGTCTGCTCCGGTACCTTCCGCTGAGGCTTCCAAGGAGTCCGCTTCTAAGGGCGCTGTTGAGAAGGCTGAAGAGGTTCTGCAGCCTGCGCAGAAGGCCTCCCTGGCGTGGCTGTGGATTGTGCTGTTGCTCGCCCTGGTCGTTGTTGGTCTGATTATGATTTTTGGCCCTAAGTAGGCCGTGAACAATGCACCCCTGTTGCGGGTGCTGCCGGCGGGTGTTCTGCCGGCAAGGAAGGAAAATATGACTGCTGCACAGTCCTCGATTGAGGCTCTGCGCATTGCCGCCCGCGCTGCGGAGGAGAAGCAGGGAACTAACCTGTTCGCTGTGGATGCTTCCGACGCGATGGGTCTGATTGATGGCTTCCTGGTGGTTTCTGCCCACAATGAGCGCCTCGTGAACGCTGTTGCGGATGAGGTTGAGGACGCTCTGCGTGAGCAGGCTGACCTGAAGCCGGTCCGCCGTGAGGGTCGTTCCTCGGGTCGTTGGATTCTGCTGGACTTCGGCGATATTGTCGTGCATGTTCAGCATGAGGAGGACCGCGAGTTCTACGCTCTGGATCGTCTGTGGGCTGAGGCCCCGCGTATTGAGCTGGGGGTTGAGAACGAGGCTCCCTTCGACATTGAGGGTGAGACTGAGGAAGATGCTGCGCGCATCATTCCCGCTCAGGATGAGGCGTAAGCTTGATTTTTAGCTGATGAGGGGTGGGCTCTGCTGGCGCTGTATGGTGCCGCGGGTCCGCCCCTTTCGGCGTGTTTGCGGGTATTTCTGCATGCCCGGTTGCCCCGGAACTTTTTTGGATTTTTGGGTGCGCTGGTTTGCATCGTTGTCCGTGGTGTGTGTAATATATTCATGTTGCCTCGTTGAGGTCACTAACTGAATATGGGGATATGGCGCAGCTGGTAGCGCACCTGCATGGCATGCAGGGGGTCAGGGGTTCGAGTCCCCTTATCTCCACGTTTTCCTCGGTTGAGGAGCTTTTCGCCCGGTTCTTGTGAATCGGGCGATTTTGCTATCTGCCGATAACTCTCGATAGTCAACAACGCAGTTCATAGTTGAGGAGAAGCGCATGGGAGCGCACGCACATCACGGCCACCACGGGCATCACCACGATCATTCGCATGCCCCGAGCCCGGAGGAGGCCGCCTCGATGCGTCCGCGCCTGCTGATTGCGTTCAGCTTGGCGGTCGTTATTGTGTTGGCGCAGGCGATCGGTTCGTTGGTCACGGGAAGTCTTGCGCTGCTGACTGATACGGCGCACGCCATTACGGACGCGTCCGGCCTGCTGGTGGCGCTCGCTGCGGCTTCGCTGATGACGCGCCCGGCGACGTCCCGCCGTACGTGGGGTTTCCGCCGTATTGAGGTGCTTGCCGCCCTCGGGCAGTCGGTGCTGCTGCTGGCGGTGGGTATTTACACGGCGGTGGAGGGCGTGCATCGCCTGTTCGCCCCGCCGGAGGTGCCCGGCACCGAGCTGCTGATCTTTGGTGTGGTTGGCCTGGTGGCGAACGCTATCGGCATTGCGGTGCTGGCTACGGCGAGGAACGCGAACTTCAATATGCGTGCCGCGTTCCTGGAGGTGCTCAATGACGCCCTGGGTTCGCTGGGCGTGATTGTGGCAGCTATCGTGATTTGGCTGACCGGCTTCTACCAGGCGGATGCCCTGGCGGGTCTATTTATTGCGGCGCTGATTGTGCCGCGTGCAGTACGTCTGATGAAGCAGACCACGGCGGTGCTCATGGAGTTCACCCCGGACGGCCTGGACCTGGACGCGATGCGTGAGCACATGCTCCGCGTTGAGGGCGTGGTGGAGGTGCACGACGTGCACGCCTCGATGGTGGCGACCGGTCTGCCGGTGGTGACCGCGCACGTGGTGGTTGCCGATTCATGCTTCCATGACGGGTCTGCGGTGACGATTCTGGACCATATCCGTTCGTGTGTGGCGAGCCATTTTGAGGTGTCGGTAGAGCATTCGACGTTTCAGCTGGAGACCGCCGAGCTGGGTGGCCGTGAGCCGGCTTCGATTCGCCACCCGTAAGCTGTGCCCGTAGGCTGGCTCGCGTAGGTTTTGTCCGGGTTTCGTCGGCGGTGCTGCCCGCCGCGGTAGATAGAGCAGAAATAGCAAGCCAGAACAGGTACCAGAACCAGAGATAGCGGGGGAGAGGCGACCGTTATATTTGGTGGCTTCAACACGCAAAAGATACACTCTTTAGGGAGTAAAAGGCGCTTGCCACCCACACACTTTGACAGGCTCGCTGGCAGATTCTTTAGTTAGGTAGCCGCGGCAGCCTGCAACGATGAGCGCCTCAGCCTAGCCGAAACGGAACAGTGGGCGGGCGCATCCTGAAATTTTTGACGAGAACAACCACGATTAGCAGCAGATACGGAACACTATGCATTCACCTATTGCCACTTACCTGACCGAGACCCTCGAGTCGGTCGCTTCTGATACCTCCGGTGAGCTGGCAAACTACATTCCGGAACTTGCCGCCGTGGACCCGGACAAGCTTGCCGCGTCCATCGCCATGGTTGATGGTGAGCAGTACGCCGCCGGTGACTCCGATGTGGAGTTCACGATCCAGTCGATTTCTAAGCCGTTCGTGTACGCCCTGGCGCTCGCGGACCGCGGCTATGATGACGTGCTTGCGAAGGTGGGCGTGGAGCCTTCCGGTGAGCCGTTCAACGAGCTGTCCCTGGAGGACGGCTCCGGTAAGCCGCTGAACCCGATGATTAACGCGGGCGCGATTACCACCCATTCGCTGGTGGGCCCTCCCGGTGCGACTCAGGGCGAGCGCATGGAGCGCGTCATTTCTGGTCTGTCTGCGTTTGCGGGCCGCCGCCTGTCGGTGAACGAGCGCGTGTACGAGTCTGAGCTGGAGCACGCGCACCGCAACTACGCGATTGCGCACATGCTGCGCGGCCACGGCATCCTGACCGGCGACCCGACCGTGGCGGTGCAGGGTTATACCCGCCAGTGCTCGCTGATGGTGACGGTTAAGGATTTGGCGTTGATGGCGGCGACTTTGGCGAACTATGGTGTGCATCCGGTGACGGGTGAGCAGGTGGTTCCTAAGACGGTGGTGCGTCAGGTGCTGAGCGTCATGTTCACGTGCGGTATGTATAACGCGGCGGGCGACTGGGCGACCCAGGTGGGCGTGCCGGCGAAGAGCGGCGTGGGCGGCGGCATCATTGGTGCGGTGCCCGGTCAGCTGGGTGTGGCGACGTTCTCGCCGCGCCTTGACGGTCACGGTAACAGTGTGCGCGGCGTGGAGCTGTTCGAACAGTTCTCTGATGACATGGGCATGCACGTGATGAACGTGCCGACCGTGGCTCGTTCGGCGTTGCGCGCGAACTACCAGATCGGTTCGGGGGACGAGTCGATGCGCCTGATTCAGCTGCAGGGCCGTATCCGTTTTGCGGGTGTGGAGCGCGTGATCCGTGAGATTGTGGAATCCCCGATGGAGGGTTCGAAGGTCGCCCTGGATGTGACTCGCGTGTACGCGGTGGATGAGGTCGCTCAGAGCATGCTCCTGGAGCTGATGCGTCGTCTGCGGAATGACGGGTACAAGGTATACCTGATTGATAATGACGAGACAATCACGAATACGGATGCGCTGCGCAGCATGGGTGTGAAGGTTCTGACGAACCCGGCGGCGGTGACCTCTGCTGAGTCGGATGCTGAGCGTGTGGCTGAGGCGGACGCCGAAGAAGCGGCGGAGGCTGCAGCGCTGGAGGCGCTGAATGCGCTGGATTCCGTTCAGGCGGAGCAGCGGGAAGCTTCGGAGTCCGAGTAGGTTTCTCTCCACGTACTTGGATGTACGATTGTGTGAACTTATATATTGAGGCCCCTTTCCCGGGCGCGTTATGAACGTGTTCTGGGGGAGGGGCCTTGCTGTGCTTACCTAGAATTGCACCTTGCGCTGTACCTGGATTATCTGGCGTGCGGGTAGCTTAGTGTGCTGAGCGTGCTCTTCGGTGAGCGAGTGGACTGAACGTGTATAAAGGTTCTTTAATAGTGCCGTTGTTAATCATTAAGTAATATTTTGAATTTTTCGATAGCTGACGGCAATCTCATCATACACTCGTAATATGAACACTGTTCCACACTCAGAAACACCTATCACTACTCGTCAATCCGCTATTACTGATCCCACCGCTGACCGGGCGGTGGCGGGTGCTTCTGCCCGCGCCTCCATGGGGCGACGGGAACTCTTACAACACGTTGGTACCTTTGGCCTGGGCGCGGTGGGCTTCGGCGTGCTGGGTCTTGGTCTCACCGGTTGTACCCCGTCGAATACCCCATCCGGTAGTGCGTCGGCGAGCCCTTCTTCAACCCCTTCGGCAAGCTCGGCGGCTACCCCTTCCGCATCTGGCTCCGCAACGGGTACTGCATCTCCGACCGCCGCGGCATCTAAGACCGCTTCTGCGACTGCGACCTCGTCGAACCCGGTTCCCGAAGCTCGTGCCTGGACTGGCCCGCAGACCGGCCTGCCCGGTGAGGGCAAGTATATTGCGTGGACGGTCGATGATGGCGCCGACCCGGAGGTGGTACGCGCCTACGCGGAGTTTTCCCGCCGTACCGGCACGCGCCTCACCTTCTTTATCAACGGTCAGTACCCGGCGTTTAGGCAGCATCGTGACCTGTTGTTGCCGCTGGTGAAGAGCGGCCAGTTGCAGATTGCGAACCATACGTATAGTCATGCGGCGTTGACGAGCCTGACGGATGAGCAGATTGTTCAGGAATTGACCCGTAATGATGAGGAGATTAGGCGGCTTTTTGGGGTGTCTTCGAAGCCGTATTTCCGCCCGCCGTACGGGTATTATGATGCGCGCGTGTTGGCGGCTGCGGCGTCGTGTGGTTTTACGCGCCCGGTTCTGTGGTACGGGTCGTTGGCGGATTCGTCTAATATTTCTTCGGCTGAGGTGTATGCCTATGCGGAGAAGTATGCGTTGGCTCAGCATATTGTGATTGGGCATTTGAATTATCGGGGTGTGGTATCTGAGCTGGACCGTATTCGGGCGTTGTTGGATCGGCGCGGGTTGACGACGGTGACGATTCGTGACTATTACGGGTAGCGCGGGGGAGTCCTGGCGGGGGTTCCGGTGGGTATACTGGGAGGCATGATGAAGCTTCCTCAGAACCCTATCCTTCGGCAGGTGCACCGTTTCCGTGAGTCGCTGCTGCTTCTGCTGTATTATTCGCTGTCTTTTTTGGGTGTGCGGTGGGTGCGCTCGGGGCATCCGCGTGTGGCGGCGGTGTGGTCTGTGGGTTTGTGGCTGAATTTGGTGGTGCGCGGTATGGGCCAGCTGGTGCGTATGCTGGTGCCGGTCCTGCAGGATGCGGAGGCGCGCCGTGCTCGCGCTGAGCGTGCCCGCGCCTACCAGCCGCGCTAACCCTGCTTCCGCAGGTTCTGACCCCGCGCGGATTCTAGGCTGATATGACGAAGCCCCTTCGTACTAGAAATAGTACGAGGGGGCTTCGTTCTTAGTTTGGACAGAAGCCTAGCGCTTCTTCTTCGGCTCGCACGCCACGCCGTCACCATCGGAATCAAGACCAGGACGGTAACCGGGCTCGCCACGATGCAACGGTGCCGCACCTGCCGCAATAGCTGCAGCACAATTCTTGTAATAAACACTCGACTGCGCCGGAGCCTGCTGAACAGGCTGTGCCGGTGCCTGCTGAGCAGGAGCCTCAGCCGCCGGCGCCTGTGCGGAAGGTGCCTCAGCAGCGGGAGCCTGCGCGGGAGCCTCAGTCGTCGGAACCGGAGACGGGGTTACCGTCGGAGAAGGAGACTCCGAAGGAGTCGCAGACGCACTCGGCGTCGGAGAAGAACTAGGGGTAGCCGAAACGGAAGCGGACGCAGAAGCAGACGTCGACGATGACGAAGCGGAGGGCGTGACCTTCGGAGCACGAATAGACGAAGAGCAGCCGGTCAGCAGCAGAGCACCCGCAAGAACACCAGCGGTCGCGGTGTGAATTTTCAACACAATATTCCTTTATAAAGTGAGTGGACAAGGGTGTTCACCGTAGAACACACACTCAAGTGTAAAGGAAAACGGTCCCATCCGCAGGTAATATTGAGCCCCCAAAAATTTCTCACAAGGGAAGATGTAACGTGCGGGCATAGTAAAGCCCCCTCGTACCGGTTTAGCCAAGAACCGGCACAAGAGGGCTTCGCTATATCTGGGGGCACCAGCCAGGGACACTAGGGGAGTAGCGCCCCCACTGGGATAGCTCTAGCGGGCAGCACTAGCCAGAACCATTGCCCAGAACCATTGCCCAGAGCCGCCGCTAGGAGCAGTTGCCGTTCACATCGCAGGACGGACCCGCCTCCGCAGCATTGGCACCCGCGCCGTCACCAGCCGCGCCCGCCAGCGGGTTCAGGAACTCCACACGGTGAGTCTCCTCCCACACCTGACGCAGCGCCTGCACCAGCATCTTCGCAGGCTGCGCACCACTGACCGCCCACTTCGACTCAATCAAAAAGAACGGCACACCATTAATGCCCAGCTGACGCGCCAACTGCTCATCAGCACGCACATCCGCCGCGTAACGGTCACTCTTCAACACCGCCTCAACCTCGGCAGTATCCAGACCAATCTCAGAAGCAATATCCAGAATCGACTCGTGATTCTGCACCGAACGGCCCTGCGTAAAGTACGCCAGCTTAAACGCCTCCTGCGCCGCCGACGTCAAACCCTGCTCCGCCGCATAATGAATCACACGGTGCGCATCAAACGTGTTACCATACCGCGCCTGCCGCCAATTGAAATCCAAACCCACCTCGCGGGCACGCTCCGCCAACGACTCCTGGCTCGCAATCGCCTGCTCCAGCGGCATCTGATACTTGCCCGCAATCAGCTCAGGCAGCGAACCGGCAGGATGCTCCGTAGCCGACGGATCCAGCTCAAAACTATGCCACACCACCTCAACCTCGTCACGGTGCTCAAACTCGGCGAGCGCCAGCTCCAGGTTACGCTTGCCCACGTAGCAGAAGGGGCACACAATATCGGACCAAATATCAATACGCATTGTCGTCTATTCCTCTCACACTCGGATGCGGCACACTGCCGCCGTTCTACGCTCACCTAACGCCCCGGCTGCCGTACTTATTCCCGCGGCTATTACCCGCGATTATTCCCGCCGGGTTTATCCCCAGTACGTATTCCCGCAGGGCACGGCAAAGCCCCCTCGCGCCGGTCCGTACAGAATCTCTGCACGGGAACCGGGTCAAGGGGGCTTCACCAGGAAAGGTCTACACCAACCTATCGGCGGGCAGTCGCCGAAGCGCTCTGCGAAGACGCCGGCGCCGTAGTAGCCGCCGGTGCCGTGGTCGCACGAGCAGCCGGAGCAGTCGTTGCCGCCGGAGCGGTCGTCGCCTGCTGGCTAGCCGCAACCTCATCCTCATAGCGGGTGGTCGGTGCCTGAGTCGGAGCCTCAGTGGTCGGCTCCGGGGTAGCTGCCTCCGTGGTCGCCTCGGGGGACGGGGTGTGCTCCTCCGGGGTGGGAGTCGGCGAAGGTGCCGCCGCCTTAATCTCTTCCTCGGATGCGTCACCGTAGTAGTCACGAACCGTCACCGCAGTCAGGCCGCGGTCATCGAGCAGGCCCTTCACCTTATCGAGGATCGGGATGATCGTCTCGTAGTTCAGGTGACCCAGCACGATCTGCTGCGGCAGCATGTAGCGGATGCAGCGCATGTAAATCACGCGGGAGCTGGTCTTCGCCTCGTCACCGGTAGTGCCGTTCCACATGACCGGGCGGGTAAAACCAATCTCACCGGCCGCCTTCAGCACCGCATCGTTATAGCGGCCGTAGGGCGGGCGGAAGTACGGCTTCGACGAGACACCGAACATGCTCATAATCTCGTCTTCGTTACGCTGTAGCTCTTCCTTCACACCCTCAGCATCCAGGGTGGTCAGATCAGCGTGGCTGTAGGTATGGTTCGCAACCTGAATCTGGCCGCTCTGAACCAGCGGACGCAGCAACGACACATGCTCCTTAAAACCGGTGTAAGAAGCGTTAATGAAGAACGTCAGGCGAGTATTCGTACGCTTCGAGAACTCAGCGTAGCCGCGAATCGCCTCCGGGCTTGCGCCGTCATCAACAGTCCACGCAACATACTTGCCGTCACCAATGAGGGAGTTGCCGATACCGGGCCATTCGCGCGGCTTATCAACCGGGTTGCCAGCAGCGGCAACCGTCGGCGAATTCGTGGGTGCGGGGCGAGTAGCAGCAGCAGAGGTCTCGCCGCCAGCCTGATACGGAGTGAAATTACCGCTGGTGCCGTCGTAGTCATTCGACTTCTTCGAGCAGGCAGCAATCAGCGGAAGCATAGCAGTGCCGAGCACAAAAAGTCGGCGGTTAGGCTGTGAGTGGGTCATACTCTCCAGGATAACGCCCCCACCTGCAAGGAACGAATCTGAACAGCGAATACACCCTAAATAATGTGCACATCACACCCCGCGCTCAGCACCACAGTATTAATAGGTATAAAAACTAGGTATAAGAACACAAAATCCTAAAGCCGCAAGCCGGTAACGCTCCGCTACACTAGTGGGATGGAGAATCTGGGCACTCACGAATTGCGCAACCTTGTGAACGATGCTGCCGACGAGGCTGTCAACATCGGCTACCGTGTTGCAGACCGGCTGCACAGGTGGCGCGAAAAGCGTGCCATCGCTGCCGGTCGCGAGCCTATCCTCGTGCCCACCGAAGGCTACGGTCGCGCTGCCTCCGACGGAAACCCCGGCTGGGTCCGCGTCATCGCCCGCGCACTCTACAAAACGGTCAACCTCGAACGCCTGCTACAGGTTGTAGAAGGCACCCAAGACACCGCCAACCCCATGCGCGGCTGGCGCTCCTTCACCGCAACCGCAATGTCCGATGCACCCGTCACCATCGTCATCGACGGTACCAAGCACGAGGCGTACACCGACCGCGGCGGCGTGCTCGACGTCAAACTCAGCATCGACCTGGAACCCGGCATGCACGAAGTCATCATGTATGTGCCCGGCTCCCGCGCCGTAGCAACCAGCGTCTACATCGTTCCCGAAAGCCAGAAGCTCGGCGTCATCATGGACGTCGACGACACCGTCATGGTCACCATGCTGCCGCGCCCCCTGGTTGCCGCCTGGAACTCTTTCATCCTCGACGAGCACGCACGCATCCCCACCCCCGGCATGGCGGTCATGACCGACCGTATCCGCCGCAGCCACCCGGATGCGCCGTTCATGTACCTATCCACCGGCGCCTGGAACATTACCCCGACCCTGCGCCGCTTCCTCAGCCGTAACGGCTACCCGCGCGGCACGTTCCTGCTCACCGACTGGGGCCCCACCCCGGACCGCTGGTTCCGCTCCGGAACCAACCACAAGGTCGATTCCCTGCGCCGCCTCGCCGAGGAATTCCCGCAGATGAAATGGATCCTCGTCGGTGACGACGGCCAGCGCGACCCGTACATCTACAACGGCTTCGCGGTACGCTACCCGGACAACGTGGCGGCAATCGTCATCCGCAACCTGACGGTGGGGGAGACCATGCTCGCCTCCGGTCGCGTGTGGAGCGACTACCGTGCTGAACAGATGATGCGCTCGCCGCTGTGGATTGAAGCCACAGACGGCGTAACGCTGAGCAAGAAGCTGCGTGAGCTGGGCCTGATCGATTTCTAGCCGGTCACTGTTCGCCGGTTGCTAAAACCTGCGCCTATGGCCTGTAAACCCACCGCAAATACCGCGAAATACCGGTATATGCGGTGGGTTTTGCTGTTTCAGTGGAATTAACCAACATAAACCCACGACACACCGGCTCATCAAAAAGAGTTAAAAATCTTTTCTACAGCTTTAATCACACAGCTTAAAGCCGCTCGAAGGGGGTTAACCCTCGCCTTTAAGAAAGTCCGTTCTGCTTTAAAACCGCGCCGTTCCGCGTAAGAACGCGTGAGAGTTAAGATCTCTTTAAAATCAAGCCCGAATCTGCCGGGTTTTATGCCCCCGAAAGCATACATGAGGTTAACTGAACCTCAACTTGGCGGGCTTATGAACCCTTAAAAATCCTGACCAACTTAAACCCCACCTGTGGATAACCCGGCACACCCCGCGAAAATCCAACGAACTAGCCCCGCGGCAGGGTGTGGATAAGCTGTAGACACCCCCTCTTAAGTGGGTTCAGCTGTGGGTTTATCGAACGAAACACGCCCCTCACACCACATCATCTTGTGGTGCAGAAAAATCTCGACACTAGATGTAGTATTAATACTCGGTTCCACCACTACGGCACTTTTGAGCGCCCTGCCCCCGCGCAGGAAACCGCCACACCCCACTAGGAGGGGTAGCGGACGGCACCGCGCTCACCGTCAACACCACGTGGTGAACCGCAGACGAAACACGCCAGATTCATTCACGAGATAACCCCGCCTGAGCGGGAGAAAGTAAGAGGCATTCCCATGGTAGTGACCGTGTACACCAAGCCGCAGTGCGTCCAGTGCAACATGACCTACCGCGCCCTCGACGCGAAGGGTATCAGCTACACCAAGGTTGATATCACCGAAGACGCTCAGGCCCTCGAAATGGTCAAGTCCCTCGGCTACATGCAGGCACCCGTCGTCATCGCAGGCGACGAGCACTGGTCCGGCTTCCAGCCCGACAAGATCAACGCTCTGGCAGCGTAACAACCCAGCCGAAACCCGCACC contains:
- the nadD gene encoding nicotinate-nucleotide adenylyltransferase, which produces MTDQPVHLDFGAPSTESIPPRTPGRVRLGVMGGTFDPIHHGHLVAASEVAAVFDLDEVVFVPTGQPWQKVGERHVSDAEHRYLMTVIATASNPRFTVSRIDIDRGGATYTFDTLNELRALRPDADLFFITGADAISQIMTWRNAHKLWDLATFVGVTRPDHELDPPLAEGRHITTLKIPAMAISSTDIRRRAAEDAPIWYLVPDGVVQYIAKYGLYKKDALTAYRDGLPRVKDESGQTPQSTNNEGTHE
- a CDS encoding sulfite reductase subunit alpha, producing the protein MSEATGSKPYSEDEAYLYETYVTEDGIEVPPPTKVMGPRRLARYREEVAEYLRAARRGEPAKPVANMGSVIHADAIDPQVLAVQRRFAALAAQGKIDTEANDEEKLHEPAPLTSSLRILRPEEIAQNRVDATSPSAVDNPMTSSIPVIAVVKEEKPEPELHQYLVRDEPKVEELDSSVAEVEETEAASVEEETVEVAEVEESADELPTRVSAVNAQGLDLSVLDSASAGDTVDSVDGDPTVALSPDEVEELLQRMVDRQDPEESAALVEEVTEEAEESEEAAKGAESKVADSKVAESKSAPVPSAEASKESASKGAVEKAEEVLQPAQKASLAWLWIVLLLALVVVGLIMIFGPK
- the rsfS gene encoding ribosome silencing factor; this encodes MTAAQSSIEALRIAARAAEEKQGTNLFAVDASDAMGLIDGFLVVSAHNERLVNAVADEVEDALREQADLKPVRREGRSSGRWILLDFGDIVVHVQHEEDREFYALDRLWAEAPRIELGVENEAPFDIEGETEEDAARIIPAQDEA
- a CDS encoding cation diffusion facilitator family transporter, which encodes MGAHAHHGHHGHHHDHSHAPSPEEAASMRPRLLIAFSLAVVIVLAQAIGSLVTGSLALLTDTAHAITDASGLLVALAAASLMTRPATSRRTWGFRRIEVLAALGQSVLLLAVGIYTAVEGVHRLFAPPEVPGTELLIFGVVGLVANAIGIAVLATARNANFNMRAAFLEVLNDALGSLGVIVAAIVIWLTGFYQADALAGLFIAALIVPRAVRLMKQTTAVLMEFTPDGLDLDAMREHMLRVEGVVEVHDVHASMVATGLPVVTAHVVVADSCFHDGSAVTILDHIRSCVASHFEVSVEHSTFQLETAELGGREPASIRHP
- a CDS encoding glutaminase is translated as MHSPIATYLTETLESVASDTSGELANYIPELAAVDPDKLAASIAMVDGEQYAAGDSDVEFTIQSISKPFVYALALADRGYDDVLAKVGVEPSGEPFNELSLEDGSGKPLNPMINAGAITTHSLVGPPGATQGERMERVISGLSAFAGRRLSVNERVYESELEHAHRNYAIAHMLRGHGILTGDPTVAVQGYTRQCSLMVTVKDLALMAATLANYGVHPVTGEQVVPKTVVRQVLSVMFTCGMYNAAGDWATQVGVPAKSGVGGGIIGAVPGQLGVATFSPRLDGHGNSVRGVELFEQFSDDMGMHVMNVPTVARSALRANYQIGSGDESMRLIQLQGRIRFAGVERVIREIVESPMEGSKVALDVTRVYAVDEVAQSMLLELMRRLRNDGYKVYLIDNDETITNTDALRSMGVKVLTNPAAVTSAESDAERVAEADAEEAAEAAALEALNALDSVQAEQREASESE
- a CDS encoding polysaccharide deacetylase family protein, which translates into the protein MNTVPHSETPITTRQSAITDPTADRAVAGASARASMGRRELLQHVGTFGLGAVGFGVLGLGLTGCTPSNTPSGSASASPSSTPSASSAATPSASGSATGTASPTAAASKTASATATSSNPVPEARAWTGPQTGLPGEGKYIAWTVDDGADPEVVRAYAEFSRRTGTRLTFFINGQYPAFRQHRDLLLPLVKSGQLQIANHTYSHAALTSLTDEQIVQELTRNDEEIRRLFGVSSKPYFRPPYGYYDARVLAAAASCGFTRPVLWYGSLADSSNISSAEVYAYAEKYALAQHIVIGHLNYRGVVSELDRIRALLDRRGLTTVTIRDYYG
- a CDS encoding excalibur calcium-binding domain-containing protein, with protein sequence MLKIHTATAGVLAGALLLTGCSSSIRAPKVTPSASSSSTSASASASVSATPSSSPTPSASATPSESPSPTVTPSPVPTTEAPAQAPAAEAPSAQAPAAEAPAQQAPAQPVQQAPAQSSVYYKNCAAAIAAGAAPLHRGEPGYRPGLDSDGDGVACEPKKKR
- a CDS encoding DsbA family oxidoreductase translates to MRIDIWSDIVCPFCYVGKRNLELALAEFEHRDEVEVVWHSFELDPSATEHPAGSLPELIAGKYQMPLEQAIASQESLAERAREVGLDFNWRQARYGNTFDAHRVIHYAAEQGLTSAAQEAFKLAYFTQGRSVQNHESILDIASEIGLDTAEVEAVLKSDRYAADVRADEQLARQLGINGVPFFLIESKWAVSGAQPAKMLVQALRQVWEETHRVEFLNPLAGAAGDGAGANAAEAGPSCDVNGNCS